TGACAGTCCACAGGGCGGAGGGGCCTCTGGCCAGGCTGCTGATGCCCTGTCCTGGCGTTCCGCAGTTCGAGTTGGACATTGAGCCCAAGGTGTTGAAGCCACCAGGCGGCGTGGAGGCCCCGAACGACAGCCAGGAGTTCCCCTTCCCGGAGCCGCCCTCCAAAGGTCCGCGCCGGGGCGCCCAGCCGGCTCAGGGCTCAGTCCGGGGGGCATGTGACTCTgggtctcagggctgtgagttcaaaccccacgctgggtgtagagaggacttaaaaataaaatcttataagaAAAGAAGTATACACTCCCTGGGCTGCTGAGGTGTGCTGGCCCCGCATCACCGCCGGTCACCATCAGGGCCACACCTCTGCCCAGAGAGGGGCCactctgcctcagtgtccccatctgtcgGGAGCCTGTGAAACTCCTCTGGGGCCCCGTGGGACATGGTGGACAGCGGTTCTGCCCCGGGcgggccctgcccctcccgcGGGATCCCCCTGAGTCCCCGGATGTGCCCCCGCAGCGTGGCCGCAGGACGAGTATGTCGTGGAGTACTCGCTGGAGTACGGCTTCCTGCGGCTGTCCCAGGCCACGCGACAGCGCCTCAGCATCCCCGTCATGGTGGTCACCCTGGGtgagtgcccctcccccccgggCGCGGGAGGGTCACGGGGCTGCCCGGCGGGGGCCCTGGCCAGAcgcctgtctcccccaccccccacagaccCCTCGCGGGACCAGTGCTTCGGGGACCGCTTCAGCCGCCTGCTGCTGGCCGAGTTCCTGGGCTACGACGACGTCCTCATGTCCAGCGTCAAGGGCCTGGCCGAGAACGAGGAGAACAAGGGTCCGCGGCCCTGGcgccggtgggggcggggcgcggga
This window of the Suricata suricatta isolate VVHF042 unplaced genomic scaffold, meerkat_22Aug2017_6uvM2_HiC HiC_scaffold_2744, whole genome shotgun sequence genome carries:
- the LOC115284952 gene encoding membralin-like, whose amino-acid sequence is MPCPGVPQFELDIEPKVLKPPGGVEAPNDSQEFPFPEPPSKAWPQDEYVVEYSLEYGFLRLSQATRQRLSIPVMVVTLDPSRDQCFGDRFSRLLLAEFLGYDDVLMSSVKGLAENEENKGFLRNVVSGEHYRFVSMWMARTSYLAAFVIMVIF